One Halopelagius inordinatus genomic region harbors:
- a CDS encoding NADP-dependent malic enzyme codes for MPLDDDAREYHREEPPGKIEISTTKPTNTQRDLSLAYSPGVAAPCLDIDEDPERAYEYTAKGNLVGVVSNGSAVLGLGDIGAQASKPVMEGKGVLFKRFADIDVFDIELDTDDVGEFVRTVSAMEPTFGGINLEDIKAPECFEIESRLREEMSIPVFHDDQHGTAIISGAALLNAVDIAGKDLTEVRVVFAGAGAAATATARFYVSLGVRPENIVMCDIDGILTTDRANAGELNEFNREFARDVPEGGVAEAMEGADVFVGLSVGGIVSQEMVQSMADDPVIFAMANPDPEIGYEEAKEARDDTVIMATGRSDYPNQVNNVLGFPFIFRGALDARATEINEEMKRAAAHALADLAKQDVPDAVVKAYGDQPLQFGPDYVIPKPLDTRVLFEVSSAVARAAVTSGVARRDIDLETYRERLEARVGKSLEMLRVVLNKAQSEPKRVVLAEGTDEKMIRAASRIDTEGIAEPLLVGDRERIESIVATRGLDYEPRVVDPTEDELDEYADRLHRLRRRKGLTRREATELVRTDPNYLASVMVDAGDADAMLTGLTHHYPSALRPPLQVIGTKEDATYAAGVYMLAFSDRVVFCADATVNRNPDADVLAEVARHTAELARRFNVDPRVAFLSYSDFGSVENEGTRKPREAAHALRDDPTVEFPVDGEMQADTAVVEDVLADSYEFSELDGPANVLVFPNLEAGNVGYKLLQRLGDAEAVGPMLVGMDKPVHVIQRGDDVKDIVNLAAVAVVDAQEE; via the coding sequence ATGCCACTCGACGACGACGCGCGGGAGTACCACCGCGAGGAGCCACCGGGTAAGATAGAGATTTCGACGACCAAACCGACGAACACCCAACGCGACCTGAGTCTAGCGTACTCGCCGGGTGTCGCCGCGCCGTGTCTCGACATCGACGAGGACCCGGAGAGAGCCTACGAGTACACCGCGAAGGGGAATCTCGTCGGCGTCGTCTCGAACGGGTCTGCGGTTCTCGGCCTCGGCGACATCGGCGCGCAGGCGTCGAAGCCCGTCATGGAGGGGAAAGGCGTCCTGTTCAAGCGGTTCGCCGACATCGACGTGTTCGACATCGAACTGGACACGGACGACGTCGGCGAGTTCGTCCGGACGGTGAGTGCGATGGAACCGACGTTCGGCGGTATCAACTTAGAGGACATCAAGGCTCCCGAGTGCTTCGAGATAGAGTCACGTCTCCGCGAGGAAATGTCGATTCCGGTGTTCCACGACGACCAACATGGGACGGCCATCATCTCCGGGGCCGCACTCCTCAATGCCGTCGATATCGCAGGTAAGGATTTAACCGAGGTTCGAGTCGTCTTCGCCGGCGCGGGGGCCGCCGCGACGGCGACTGCACGATTCTACGTCTCGCTCGGCGTCCGTCCGGAGAACATCGTCATGTGCGACATCGACGGGATTCTCACGACCGACCGGGCGAACGCAGGCGAACTGAACGAGTTCAACCGGGAGTTCGCACGCGACGTGCCCGAAGGAGGCGTCGCGGAGGCGATGGAGGGCGCGGACGTGTTCGTCGGCCTCTCGGTCGGCGGCATCGTCTCTCAGGAGATGGTGCAGTCGATGGCCGACGACCCCGTCATCTTCGCGATGGCGAACCCGGACCCCGAAATCGGCTACGAGGAGGCCAAAGAGGCCCGCGACGACACGGTCATCATGGCCACGGGTCGCTCGGACTACCCGAATCAGGTGAACAACGTGCTCGGATTCCCCTTTATCTTCCGCGGGGCACTCGACGCGCGCGCGACGGAGATAAACGAGGAGATGAAACGCGCCGCGGCGCACGCGCTTGCTGATCTCGCAAAGCAGGACGTGCCCGACGCCGTCGTCAAGGCCTACGGCGACCAACCGCTTCAGTTCGGCCCCGACTACGTCATCCCCAAACCGCTGGACACCCGCGTTCTCTTCGAGGTGTCCTCTGCAGTCGCGCGCGCCGCGGTGACGAGCGGTGTCGCCCGCCGGGACATCGACCTCGAAACGTACCGCGAACGCCTCGAAGCGCGCGTCGGAAAATCCTTGGAGATGCTCCGCGTCGTCCTCAACAAGGCGCAGAGCGAACCGAAGCGCGTCGTCCTCGCGGAGGGGACAGACGAGAAGATGATCCGGGCCGCGTCGCGGATAGACACCGAGGGTATCGCTGAACCGCTTCTCGTCGGCGACAGAGAGCGTATCGAGTCGATAGTCGCCACCCGCGGGTTGGACTACGAACCGCGCGTCGTTGACCCGACCGAAGACGAACTAGACGAGTACGCCGACAGACTTCACCGACTGCGCCGACGAAAAGGGCTGACGCGCCGGGAAGCCACCGAACTCGTGCGGACGGACCCGAACTACCTCGCGAGCGTCATGGTCGACGCCGGTGACGCGGACGCGATGCTCACCGGGTTGACGCACCACTACCCCTCCGCGTTACGTCCGCCGCTACAGGTCATCGGCACGAAGGAGGACGCTACCTACGCCGCCGGGGTGTACATGCTCGCTTTCTCCGACCGCGTGGTGTTCTGTGCCGACGCGACGGTGAACCGGAACCCCGACGCCGACGTACTCGCGGAAGTCGCGCGACACACCGCCGAGTTGGCGCGGCGGTTCAACGTCGACCCGCGAGTCGCGTTCCTCTCGTACTCGGACTTCGGGAGCGTCGAAAACGAGGGGACGCGCAAACCTCGCGAGGCGGCGCACGCGTTGCGCGACGACCCGACGGTAGAGTTCCCCGTTGACGGCGAGATGCAGGCCGACACGGCCGTCGTCGAAGACGTCCTCGCGGACTCCTACGAGTTCTCCGAGTTGGACGGCCCCGCGAACGTCCTCGTGTTTCCGAATCTGGAGGCGGGCAACGTCGGATACAAACTGCTCCAACGACTCGGAGACGCCGAAGCGGTCGGTCCGATGCTCGTCGGTATGGACAAGCCCGTTCACGTCATCCAACGCGGCGACGACGTGAAAGACATCGTCAACCTCGCGGCCGTCGCAGTCGTCGACGCCCAAGAAGAGTAG